In Synergistaceae bacterium, the following proteins share a genomic window:
- the kduD gene encoding 2-dehydro-3-deoxy-D-gluconate 5-dehydrogenase KduD: protein MMANLFDLNGKIALVTGARTGIGRGIAEGLAEAGCDVVGAGHAAMPETEEYIKSLGRKFLYYDIDMSKQDKIQDLVDTTVKTFGRLDILVNNAGIIRREDVLEFSEKNWDDVINTNQKSLFFLSQAAARVMKSQGGGKIINIASMLSFQGGIRVVSYTASKSAVAGITKLMANELAKYNIQVNAIAPGYIATNNTDALIKDPKRSVEILSRIPADRWGTPEDLKGAAVFLASQASNYVNGHILAVDGGWLAR, encoded by the coding sequence ATTATGGCAAACTTATTTGATCTCAACGGTAAAATCGCATTAGTAACAGGCGCAAGAACAGGAATCGGACGCGGCATAGCAGAAGGTCTCGCAGAAGCAGGCTGTGATGTAGTCGGCGCAGGTCATGCAGCAATGCCGGAAACTGAAGAGTATATTAAATCTCTCGGACGAAAATTTTTGTATTACGACATCGACATGTCAAAGCAAGATAAGATTCAAGATTTAGTCGACACAACTGTAAAAACTTTCGGGAGACTCGATATTCTCGTAAATAATGCAGGAATTATAAGGCGCGAGGACGTTCTCGAATTTAGCGAAAAAAACTGGGATGACGTAATTAACACGAACCAGAAATCTTTATTTTTCCTGTCTCAGGCAGCAGCAAGAGTCATGAAATCTCAAGGCGGCGGCAAAATAATTAATATTGCATCAATGCTTTCATTTCAGGGCGGTATAAGAGTCGTCAGCTACACGGCCAGCAAAAGCGCAGTAGCAGGCATAACAAAATTAATGGCCAACGAACTGGCAAAATATAATATTCAGGTCAACGCAATAGCACCGGGGTATATCGCAACAAATAATACTGACGCGCTCATAAAGGATCCCAAACGCAGTGTAGAAATTTTGTCGAGAATCCCTGCTGACAGATGGGGAACTCCTGAAGATTTAAAGGGTGCTGCTGTATTTCTTGCGTCGCAGGCTTCAAATTATGTGAACGGCCATATTTTAGCGGTCGACGGAGGCTGGCTCGCGAGATAA
- a CDS encoding amidohydrolase family protein yields MNIIDFHVHTFPEKIAARALEALSGKSHTKYFTDGTIKSLAHSMSEAKINISVLQPVATKPEQVSKINDSAIIQNQDTKIFSFGAIHPDCKNISEEFAKLSRSGVKGVKIHPVYQGVKIDDSRFIKILTLAGKFNLCVMIHAGFDIGFAGNDNALPSRIAKALDLAENVRVILAHMGGWRCWEDSIKFFAGRENVYIDTAFSLGEFTPNGDNFYTSQEQCKMLDAQKFTQIIKIFGADRVIFGTDSPWSSQIQCVKDFNSLKLSESEKNLILYKNAAKILGLR; encoded by the coding sequence ATGAACATAATAGATTTTCACGTTCACACATTCCCGGAAAAAATTGCGGCTCGTGCGTTAGAGGCTCTATCAGGCAAGAGTCACACAAAATATTTCACTGACGGGACAATAAAATCTCTCGCGCATTCAATGTCAGAAGCAAAAATAAATATTTCAGTCTTACAGCCGGTCGCAACTAAGCCCGAACAAGTCAGCAAAATAAATGACTCCGCAATAATTCAGAATCAAGACACAAAAATTTTCTCATTCGGTGCAATTCATCCGGACTGCAAAAATATTAGTGAAGAGTTCGCAAAATTATCACGTTCAGGCGTTAAGGGAGTAAAGATTCATCCGGTTTATCAGGGAGTCAAAATTGATGATTCGCGATTTATAAAGATTCTTACACTCGCCGGAAAATTTAATTTGTGCGTAATGATCCATGCAGGTTTTGACATAGGTTTTGCGGGTAATGATAACGCACTGCCTTCACGAATTGCAAAAGCTCTTGACTTGGCCGAAAACGTGAGAGTCATTCTCGCTCACATGGGCGGCTGGCGGTGCTGGGAAGATTCCATAAAATTTTTTGCAGGACGTGAAAATGTTTATATCGACACAGCTTTTTCTCTGGGAGAATTTACGCCGAACGGAGATAATTTTTACACGAGTCAAGAACAGTGCAAAATGTTAGACGCTCAAAAATTTACGCAAATCATAAAAATTTTTGGTGCAGATCGTGTTATATTCGGAACTGACTCGCCGTGGAGCTCACAAATTCAATGCGTGAAAGATTTTAACTCGTTGAAATTAAGTGAGTCCGAGAAAAATTTAATTCTTTACAAGAACGCAGCAAAGATTCTCGGACTCAGATAA
- the kduI gene encoding 5-dehydro-4-deoxy-D-glucuronate isomerase has product MDIRYSCSPNDVKRYTTEELRKEFLIENLYTPDKVNAVYSHVDRMVTLGCMPVSKKLSIDDGIDVWKNFGTHYFLERREIGIFNLGGAGKIEADGTNYELGYKDCLYITKGTEKVYFSSDDANNPAKFYMVSAPAHTSYETKLIKIADAAKRPLGDPATSNKRVINQFIHPDVLKTCQLSMGLTQLESGSVWNTMPAHTHERRMEIYTYFEIPDDNVVFHFMGQGSETRHIVMKNFDAVISPSWSIHSGAGTASYTFIWAMGGENQEFDDMDVIKPTDMR; this is encoded by the coding sequence ATGGACATTCGTTATTCGTGCAGCCCCAATGACGTTAAGCGCTACACAACAGAAGAGCTGCGCAAAGAGTTCTTAATCGAAAATCTTTACACGCCCGACAAGGTAAACGCCGTTTACAGCCACGTTGATAGAATGGTTACTCTTGGTTGTATGCCGGTGAGCAAAAAACTTTCTATTGATGACGGTATTGACGTATGGAAAAATTTCGGGACTCATTATTTCCTCGAACGCCGCGAGATCGGAATATTCAATTTAGGCGGTGCAGGCAAAATCGAGGCTGACGGGACAAATTACGAACTCGGCTATAAAGACTGCTTATACATCACTAAGGGAACAGAAAAAGTTTATTTCTCAAGCGATGACGCAAATAACCCCGCAAAATTTTATATGGTCTCTGCTCCTGCTCACACAAGTTACGAGACGAAATTAATAAAAATTGCTGATGCCGCAAAACGTCCGCTCGGTGATCCTGCAACATCAAACAAGCGCGTAATCAATCAATTTATACATCCTGACGTGCTCAAAACCTGCCAGCTTTCAATGGGTCTTACACAATTAGAGTCCGGAAGCGTTTGGAACACAATGCCAGCTCACACTCACGAGCGCAGAATGGAAATTTATACATATTTCGAGATTCCCGATGACAACGTAGTATTTCACTTCATGGGACAAGGCAGCGAAACAAGGCACATAGTTATGAAAAATTTTGACGCTGTAATATCGCCTTCCTGGTCAATTCATTCCGGAGCAGGCACAGCAAGTTACACATTTATTTGGGCAATGGGCGGAGAAAATCAAGAGTTCGACGACATGGACGTAATTAAGCCCACTGACATGAGATAA
- a CDS encoding methyltransferase domain-containing protein, with product MNQNWNTEKYSQGFSFVYKYGADVLNLIEPDGVKNVIDLGCGTGALTKALAEKGFNVTGLDASEEMLNQARANNPGINFIHSDAANFKLSEKVDAIFSNAVLHWIDKYKQPLMMKCVYNALRSGGQFVFEMGGYGCCRLIHEELAKNFAAHGYKYVMPFYFPTIGEYASLLENAGFTVRFAILFDRPTKLDTDEGMYNWIKMFVNIPFKSVKESDREIIILDSVNNLRNDIRLYHGGEWFADYVRLRVRAVKE from the coding sequence ATGAATCAAAATTGGAATACAGAAAAATATTCACAAGGCTTCTCGTTCGTGTACAAATATGGTGCTGATGTCTTGAACTTAATAGAACCCGACGGAGTCAAAAACGTTATTGATTTAGGCTGCGGGACGGGAGCACTCACTAAGGCACTTGCGGAAAAAGGTTTTAACGTTACCGGCCTTGACGCTTCTGAAGAAATGTTAAATCAAGCCCGCGCAAACAATCCCGGCATAAATTTTATTCACTCAGACGCAGCTAATTTCAAGCTCAGTGAGAAAGTTGATGCAATTTTCTCTAATGCCGTTCTTCACTGGATAGACAAATATAAGCAGCCCTTAATGATGAAGTGCGTATATAATGCTTTGAGATCCGGCGGACAGTTCGTTTTTGAAATGGGCGGTTATGGTTGCTGCAGGCTCATTCATGAGGAACTAGCGAAAAATTTTGCTGCTCACGGTTATAAATACGTTATGCCGTTCTATTTTCCGACTATTGGCGAGTATGCGTCGTTATTAGAGAATGCCGGATTTACAGTGAGATTCGCAATTTTATTCGACAGACCCACGAAATTAGACACCGACGAAGGCATGTATAACTGGATAAAAATGTTCGTGAATATCCCGTTTAAGTCCGTGAAAGAGTCTGACCGTGAAATAATTATATTAGATTCTGTGAATAACTTGCGCAATGACATAAGATTGTATCACGGCGGAGAATGGTTCGCTGATTATGTAAGACTCAGAGTCAGAGCTGTAAAAGAATAA